One region of Danio rerio strain Tuebingen ecotype United States chromosome 5, GRCz12tu, whole genome shotgun sequence genomic DNA includes:
- the pimr201 gene encoding Pim proto-oncogene, serine/threonine kinase, related 201 gives MDSSANTPPIAGPASTSVGGITVLTEIQDIEPVPGPSMTEGPLTEFASTMSVEPSNVSGLTRNEETEPVPGPSELQPTQAESDSRPIHRSPGLVTDKYDMGRELGRGRFGIVKIGVRKSDQQKVAIKFIKSKKPKDDPGDRRGPPIEVMLLNTLMAPPSTYTVRLFEWFQEKKDFQLVMEYPEPCEPIGRFLSRCGHLDDSVGKSLMVQVVRCAQECINHGVSHNDMHTSNVLINTALMQIRLIDFGKGLQIRELKKCIAACQSEKQPSLEHILSTEWLRSVSDI, from the exons ATGGATTCTTCGGCAAACACACCTCCGATCGCCGGACCAGCTTCAACGTCAGTTGGAGGAATTACAG TTTTGACAGAAATTCAGGACATCGAGCCCGTTCCAGGGCCATCAATGACCGAAGGACCGTTGACTGAATTTGCTTCAACGATGTCAGTTGAGCCATCGAATGTCTCAG GTTTGACAAGAAATGAGGAGACTGAGCCGGTTCCAGGCCCATCAGAGCTGCAGCCCACACAGGCTGAATCAGATTCAAGGCCAATCCATCGATCACCTGGATTAG TGACAGACAAGTATGATATGGGGAGAGAGCTGGGACGAGGACGCTTTGGCATCGTCAAAATAGGAGTACGAAAGTCCGATCAGCAGAAG GTTGCCATCAAATTCATCAAGTCTAAAAAGCCAAAGGATGAC cCTGGCGATCGCAGAGGACCCCCCATAGAAGTGATGCTACTGAATACGCTCATGGCACCTCCAAGCACCTACACTGTGCGCCTCTTTGAGTGGTTTCAGGAGAAAAAGGACTTTCAGCTGGTCATGGAGTATCCAGAGCCCTGTGAACCAATAGGGCGTTTTCTTAGCCGCTGTGGACACTTGGATGATAGTGTTGGCAAGAGTTTGATGGTGCAGGTTGTCCGGTGTGCTCAAGAGTGCATAAATCATGGGGTTAGCCATAATGACATGCACACTAGCAATGTCTTAATCAATACAGCTTTGATGCAGATCAGGCTTATTGACTTTGGAAAAGGACTACAAATCAGGG AACTGAAGAAATGTATTGCTGCTTGCCAAAGTGAGAAGCAACCCAGTCTGGaacacattttaagcactgaATGGCTTAGAAGTGTTTCAGacatttaa
- the pimr201 gene encoding pim proto-oncogene, serine/threonine kinase, related 201 isoform X1 — translation MDSSANTPPIAGPASTSVGGITVLTEIQDIEPVPGPSMTEGPLTEFASTMSVEPSNVSGLTRNEETEPVPGPSELQPTQAESDSRPIHRSPGLVTDKYDMGRELGRGRFGIVKIGVRKSDQQKVAIKFIKSKKPKDDPGDRRGPPIEVMLLNTLMAPPSTYTVRLFEWFQEKKDFQLVMEYPEPCEPIGRFLSRCGHLDDSVGKSLMVQVVRCAQECINHGVSHNDMHTSNVLINTALMQIRLIDFGKGLQIREPEVHPHQTYTTCLRHALQKTVKSVGLLLEYIAIRVCIPEELKKCIAACQSEKQPSLEHILSTEWLRSVSDI, via the exons ATGGATTCTTCGGCAAACACACCTCCGATCGCCGGACCAGCTTCAACGTCAGTTGGAGGAATTACAG TTTTGACAGAAATTCAGGACATCGAGCCCGTTCCAGGGCCATCAATGACCGAAGGACCGTTGACTGAATTTGCTTCAACGATGTCAGTTGAGCCATCGAATGTCTCAG GTTTGACAAGAAATGAGGAGACTGAGCCGGTTCCAGGCCCATCAGAGCTGCAGCCCACACAGGCTGAATCAGATTCAAGGCCAATCCATCGATCACCTGGATTAG TGACAGACAAGTATGATATGGGGAGAGAGCTGGGACGAGGACGCTTTGGCATCGTCAAAATAGGAGTACGAAAGTCCGATCAGCAGAAG GTTGCCATCAAATTCATCAAGTCTAAAAAGCCAAAGGATGAC cCTGGCGATCGCAGAGGACCCCCCATAGAAGTGATGCTACTGAATACGCTCATGGCACCTCCAAGCACCTACACTGTGCGCCTCTTTGAGTGGTTTCAGGAGAAAAAGGACTTTCAGCTGGTCATGGAGTATCCAGAGCCCTGTGAACCAATAGGGCGTTTTCTTAGCCGCTGTGGACACTTGGATGATAGTGTTGGCAAGAGTTTGATGGTGCAGGTTGTCCGGTGTGCTCAAGAGTGCATAAATCATGGGGTTAGCCATAATGACATGCACACTAGCAATGTCTTAATCAATACAGCTTTGATGCAGATCAGGCTTATTGACTTTGGAAAAGGACTACAAATCAGGG AACCAGAAGTGCATCCACACCAGACATACACAACATGCTTACGACATGCTCTTCAAAAAACAGTGAAATCTGTGGGTCTACTTTTGGAATACATAGCAATCCGTGTCTGCATACCTGAAG AACTGAAGAAATGTATTGCTGCTTGCCAAAGTGAGAAGCAACCCAGTCTGGaacacattttaagcactgaATGGCTTAGAAGTGTTTCAGacatttaa